In Gracilinanus agilis isolate LMUSP501 chromosome 1, AgileGrace, whole genome shotgun sequence, the sequence gctttgaaaattttGAAGGAATTGTATACATCAggaattgttgctaaaacatgtgttGGTCCTTGGGCTCATACAGTATTTCTCCATTGTCCTGGGCTCCAACTTGCTTTTTTCAGAAGCCAGGGGAAGCTTTGGATGGGTTCATTTTCAAGGACAGGTATCACAAAAAAGGGTGAACAAACAACTCCGTCAGGCTTCTGTGGAACCTTTAATAGAACCTTTCAAATTCTGTAGTTTACCTATTTGTGGGTACAATTTAACAGGCTTTTATAAAATATCCTTATTAGGGCAAAATTCATCAGTTAGTTCCAGGGGTTACGTCTTGGCTACCAAATGGGAGCACACACAAATAATATTAATGCTGGCCAATTTAAATAGAGGAATGTTACAAGAATTATGGAAATAGAATATTTGTGATAAGCAGTGGGCATTTGATGGACCTACTTGGTTTATATAATACAATGtataagaaatataaatcaatGAAGTTCCTGTAGAAAAACCTGGTAAAATTTGGGGGAAATTGAGGAAATTTGAAAGGGGTAAAGTTCACTAGGTCCAAATTCTAGTTCTGAGGTGAAAGAGAAACTGGATCATGAACTATTTAAGGAGTCTATAGAAGGATGAAGGAGAATCAAGGAGGTTTATGGAGCAGAACTTTAAGAGGCagtcttggcaaggagaaggcaAGGTAAGTAAGAGAAAGAATAAGTAGAAAAACTAGAGGGCTAAACAAATTGAGGGGATTGGCAGGTAGCACTGGTGAAATGGATAGTATATGGGTGGAAGGGTAAAGGAGAAGTAGGTATAGCTACAGAACTGTTGGGAAGGAAAGACATTTGAATAAGGTTGTCAAGTTTTAACCAAGTGCCATGAACTCCTGTACATAACATAAGCAGTCAGTCCAGAGGAAGCAAGGCTTAAAATCTCAATTAGTATGGAGAATAGGGAAAATTGGGCAATGAGTTACATAAGTGTATAATGTTGTATTTCTCCCATGTGTTCCAAGTGCAGGTATAATCTCCCTTGTGGAAAAGGTGAAAGGATTCAAGAAATCCCAGGCTATCCTCCAGGTTATTAGACATAATAAAGCATTTCTAAAGGAAACAAAATTCTAggattcttgactccaggctcaaggTTCTGTCCATCGTCCCCTCTAGCTGtttctaataaaaaattttaaatgcgtTCTTCTGAGCAGAGCTGCCATTCAGACAAAAGCTTTGAATTTATTTAAGAcactgaaagaaaatggaaataaagtgaataatgaaAAAACTACTGAAAGTGCAGGGTAGTCTGGTCGCTTTAAAAATTAACTTCAATCACATAATGTTAAATGCAGATAAGGAAGCAGTGGTTAAGTATCTTGGTGCTTTgaacaaaataatcaaagaaggtaGATATGCTGATCATCAAAATTTTAATTGTGGATAAAACAAGCTTGTTTGAGAAAAAGATGCCTTCCAGAACTTACATTTCTAAGGGGGAGAAAACTGAACCTCAACCTATATTTAAAGTGTCAAAGGATCACATACACTTATTAGGAGGTTTTGCAGAAGGGGATTTTAAATGAAAACCAATGTTTATTTGCTGGTCTTGAAATCCTCATGTTTTGAGAGGCTAAGTTGCAGCAATCCCTTCCGGTTGTTTGGTAGTCAAATAAGAAAGCATTAGTGATTAAAGCTGTTTTCAAAGACTGGTCTTCAAGTTATTTTAGCCCAGCTGCTGAAAAATATTGCCAAGACAACAATATTAGGTTTAAAGCATTACCGATTTTGGATAATGCCTCAGGTCATCCAGCTACATACACTTGGTTCATTGTGAGAATGTGAGCAGGCAAATTTGCCAAAATGTAAATAAAGCTCCCTGCATGTAGCAGTTTACGGTTGAAGATTAAAGAAAGCCAGTTCAGGCTATGtggctaaaatattttaaatcataatAATGGCATTTTTGTTGTATCGGCAGTATAGGTTTATCTTTAGGTACAATATTCAGTAACTTAAAAATTTTGCGTCCCAGAAGTATTCTATTACTTTGTAATAAGCTTAAATTTGAAATAGTTTTATCTTCTGTTGTTACATTAACTTAgtaaacagataaaaaaaagtttaatttttccattGTATATTCCCATGGAGCTAGAAGTGATTTCCCTATTCACATATAATCATAAGTGTCAATACTGAGAATTAAAATAATGTGACCACTTAACAGGACTCAGTATTTGTATAATCAGTACTTAGCTGTATTGAGTTTAGCTCCAGACCCCATGTTATTGCAAAAACATTGATAAGGTGGAATGCTCCTTATTATATCATTTTGTATTAAAATAGTGTACATGTCATCTACCCAACTAACTTCTAAGTTCCTGGAGACCACAGATTGTGTCTCCCCTAATTCTGCACCCTCTGccatgctcaataaatgtttgccgATTGACTGAATGGAATTTACAGTTAAAGGGTACCTTTAGATAGAAGGGTAAATGCACCTACTACCTCTCTGATGCAAAGCTGCTAGTAACCAtcataacattttttattatactgTATTAAATCTGTCTTAAAAGGTCCCATTTACCTTAATGAAAGTGCCAGCTAATGGTCACAAGTTACCAGTTTTAATCAAGTACGTtatgtttttccattttatggtaCCATGATTTAAAGCAGACAATGAATGGAAGCAAATTTAAAACAGAAATCTCTGCAATAGAAGGAAAAACAGTACTGAGAGAAGGGGaagcataatttttattattgaaaaacaTAAATGATTAACTATAAAAGGAAACACTTGACAGAATTGTTTCTTTTCAGTGATTTGGAAAATGTGGATCTACACTACATCaaagatatatgtaaaatgaaatttttggAAACAGAAAAAGTTATTATCACTTCCAGCTATCTGTAAGTGGAGGTTGGAAGGAGGTGGTGGGTGGGAGAAGCTTCCTAAACTATTCTGATGGCAGAGGATGTGATATATAGATTGCGTGAGACCTAATCTACCACCAATTGTTTTCCCAAGTGTCCTAATGCTCTCTCCTTCCTATATGAAATGCTTATTTCCAAACAGAGCTCTGAGGAGATGCCAAGTCCTTGTTCCAAAGGAATATCAACCTGCAAGCCTCTGGGTATGAGTTCTGACTGTGAAGTAATAACAATATCGACAGTCTTTTGGAGGCAGAAAATGTTCCTGTGAATACTCCTGCCATTAGGAAACAACAGAGATGATACAGACAGTGTCACTGCCATAGGAAACTGGCCTGCTGGGGATCGGGAGCTAAGGAAGGCCAGAGTTTTCTAGAAAACACAAAATCAAGTGAACTGTGAGCATTCTTTGTGGAGGAGACATCGCTCCAGGGAGGGCTGAGAGTATTTCTTCCAATTGATAAGATGTGGACTTCCTCGTTTTATCTAAGGGTGGCTAGTGCAGGAGGCGGGCAGCCATTCAGAGTGCCATTGCTATCCTGCAGCAAGATACAGCTTTAAAGGAGGCGGCCAGTGTCCTAGCTAACAAGGAAAGGCATTCTCTGTGAAACTGGTCTGTTTGAGAGACTTTGTTCCATATGCAAATGAACAGAAGTTTATTTTCCAGTAGGGAAATAGTATAGTAATTGTTCCAGAAAAGCAGTCTTACAAATATCAACTGGCAAGAAGCACACACACAACAGAACTCTGAGGGACATAAAATACTTAAACATTCAGAAAAGTGATTATGTCATTGGGGCAAAGGGGAGTCTGACCAGTTGTGAGGTCTGTAAACAGATTGCTCCAACTAAAGTAGAATGTGTTTCTTTCCTTGACAGTGGGATTCATCTCCCTTTGGAGGAAAACTGGATCTCTTTGGGAACTTGGTCAGTTTTACTCATTATTCCCCCTTCTTTAAATTCTCTTATTAAACTGCTCTCCATATGTCTCTCCCTGCCACGACATGGATGTTGGTCCTAAGaggttccccccaccccaaatcctAAGCCAGTAAGACAACTACAGAGAGCCCTGGGACTCCAAGCAAGATGTCTGAGAAAACAAGCCTTCTTGGTTTATCATGTTCTAGATACAAGGCTCTTAAGGGAAATAACTGTTTTGGTTATTCATTGAAAGAAcagtatgaatttttttaaacccttaccttctgtcttagaattaaatctatatattggttcctaggcataagagtggtaagggctaggcattggaggttaagtgacttacccagggtcacacagctaggaagtatctgaggccagatttgaacctaggatctcccatcttgaggcctggttttcaatgcaccgagccacccagctgtccccagacaGCATAAAATTTTAATTGACTTCCCTATTTTGCTCTGGACTTCACGGTATGACCCTAGTGTCCAGtaaaaataagattataaaatGACCCATTTTTTCCTAACCTTTACCAAAATGTGTTCACAACTGTTTTTAAATATCACACTTCACTTTGTGGTACAAATCAAAGGCAACTTTTTCAGTACTACTAAAACTAGCTTTTAAGAACATCACTGCAAATAAAGCTAAACAGAGTAAGGATtctaaattgggggggggggaatgagatTCAAGTGTTGTTTGTATTTAAGTAAACAAGATACAAGGTTATCTAATCTATTTTTAGACAGTAAACAAAGAAACATAAGGCAAAGAAAGCTACTGatttgctttgtcttaaatttcTCTACAGAGATagataggaaaaaaattgaacCGTTTCTTGTTGCTTTATAAATGTCAAATCTAAGAGAAATCCTGTAGTTCTGGGAGGGCTGGTCTGGCAGGACGGGGACAGGCCTTCACTTGCGGGGCTGCTGGATGTGTTGCGTTGTCCTGGGAGGGTGCTTTTCCATGGAGGGATGAGGTTTCTGGTGGGCCACTTGAGCAGCTGCAGGAGGGAAGTCTTTGTCACCCTGTGTGCAAACACAAAGGCATACCATTAGCAAGCTGGTATAAGATGATGTTTAAATCTGAGACTTGGAAAAGGAAACAATTGTGCTCAGGAATCTTCAGACTACTCAATACTGAAGAAAGCCTCGAGAGAGGGGCACTGCCCTGTTCACTGATCCTGATAACTCATCGGTAGTGAGAAACAAAAGACATGGAGAATGGAAGATCTTGTGTGCCAGCAAATACAAAGGGCAGGGCACATGTTCCAGGAACTGCAGAAGCCAGGCTGTTTGCATTTTTGCAAATCGCAAGACGGAATTCAGGCGGGGGTCTCGGTGCTGCAGGAGAAAGTAAAAGGACTAGAAAAATTGCTTTCCTACTTGTGGATGCCATGTCTAAAAAGACCCCTCCAACgccctcttcttttcttgttCACCTAGGGTTTCAACAATCCCCTCCAGAGAGATGACTTCCATAGCTAAAATTCCACCTACCTTCTGTCTCCAAAAGCACACTCGCCTCCTTTCTGTTGGTGTTCCCTGGCCGCTCAGACAACACCCTCTACACTTGACTTGGCTTTGCTGCTAGGCCTGCCCCTCCTTTTACTGGCCCTTTTGCTAACCATGACACCACAGCAAGCCACCTTTGCCAGTGCCTTCCACTTCTCATTAGACGCTACATCAGTGTGATTCTCACAAGCAGCATCTCTAGcctttattcccttcctctccatcttatttccccccaCATTGCTTCTCTTTCAGTATAATGACACAATTATTCCCTGATCCTTTCCTGTACTCTCCTACCTTCCCTGGTCCTGGTACGTGCTCTTATCCTCATCTATGGCTTCTGAATCTACTTCAGATTCtgtgttttcttctttgaaagtTTAGCTCAGGTGTTGTCTCTTTCCTGAAACCTAAAGGTAGTTGGAACGTATCATATCTGTCTGTAGAGAAATGTAAGGGAATGATGGGAATTAAAGACAAGCTGCATCAAATATAGCTGACATACCTAAGAACAAACTGTACTCAACCTTTATCTATTCTCTCATCATCTCCCTTGAAAATGTATCATTTGGGTGTGATAAACTTAAGAATTCCGCCAAGCCCTGGACTCCATTAGTCTTGCTGGTCAATTCTTCTTGAAAAAGTttgtgaaaaatataaataatacggAAAATACAAACTGGTAAAGTAAATAATGAAATCAAGTGAAAAGACCTTTAGTCTCTTTGGAATGATtataaaagagatataaaaagctCTTACCCTTGCAATAACACCAGAGATGTACACAGTTGGTTTAGGTgggctagaaaaagaaaaaggaaaaataatttaacattatgGCTTGAATCAACAAAGCAACATGTGATCCAAATACAGAAGAGGCTAGTCTTAAGCGAACACAATAAACAATGGACAAGTACAAAAATCTCCTTGGggataaaagcatttttaaaaatgacatacaatctgccctcaaggaacttacaatctccAAGACTATACAAAAACACATAAATATAATACCAGGTAGGCAGTCAAACAGAGTGTTTAGGGGAActtgaaaagagaaggaatacCTTTAGCTGGAAAGAATGGGGGAAGGTTTCAGGAAAGAGACAATACCTGAGCTAAACTTTCAAAGGCCCTAAATATCTTTGGCAAGCTCCCTTTCTACCTTTAGGAGTCCTGTTAAATGAAGGAGCTGGGCAAGAAGACCCcaaaaggtcccttctagctctaaatcagtgCTGCTATGAATGGTTTCCCCTGTCAGGTAGGTCCTGGTCCAGTGGATAGTTAAGGGAGTGAGAGGAAGTTGCTGTTGTCAGTGACATCAAGGGAGGTAGGACAAAAAGAGGAGTGAAGGTGCACTGAACACTTTGTTCAGCTCAATACTTAAGGCCCAAGATGGTCAGTCTGGCTCTGAAGGGCTGCAAGTAAGCAAATCACTCAGCATCTCTGCCTTTTAACCATATGCCCTTCCTACATCAGGACTGATTAGGAagacagagagtcagacctggagtcaaaaggtcctgggttcaaatttggcctcagacatttcctagctgtgtgacactggggacaagatacttaaccccaaatgcctactCCTTGCAagtcttctgacttagaactgatactaaatacaGATgataaggtttaaatttttttccacaaattacaaacaaatacataaatggTGAGaaacaaaaggctttaaaaattattaaattattacaaTTACTATCATTTTAGTAGTAGAGAAATCCAATATCTCCAAACCCAGGGTTTACTCCAATGCCCTGATTATAGACAAATAAGTTTGGTATaagcaataatatatatatatttttaaacccttgtacttcggtgtattgtctcataggtggaagattggtaagggtgggcaatgggggtcaagtgacttgcccagggacacacagctgggaagtggctggaggccgggtttgaacctaggacctcctgtctctaggcctgactctcactccactgagctacccagctgccccctataagcAATAATAAGAAGCTCCAGACAAAGTGTTCCATAGATTTACTTGCATTTGGccctttttaggaaaaaaaaaataaaggtttatcTCAAAGCAATATTGTGGCTTCCTTTTGTTCATGGTAATTGTCCTAGTGTTCAAAAAAACCCATGCCAATTGTTTACAACTTAAAAAGAGTTTagcaaaaatgcaaaaatatttccaattcATTTCTGTACCACAATGAGATTAGAAACTGAAATCTGAAAAagtatcaaaacaaaaaaagcctcCTTAATTATTTAGTTAAGATAGGCTTCAGTGGTTTTTGTTGGCTTCTTTTTTGTGTTAACTggattgctattttcttttttcttctttttggtacAAACAATTTAGCTGCTGGATTAATAGCTAGCAAAAGAAGTGTAAATTCAATTTGTTTCAGTAGCCCCATCTGGTCTTCTTTCATCTTTATATAAAGCACAAACATGATATGATTAAGTTATATAAGCTGTCAGCAAGTTTAGTAGTGAATTCATAGCCTACCAATATAGTTAACTCATGGCTAAATATTTTTGGATCAAAACTTAAGCACTGAAACCTGAATCATttaactatataaattatttttgaaggaGCAAGAATATCGTAACTTGtgaggctttaaaaaattctcagtattcttttactttaaaacaaTTCATTATTAGACTGGAGGAGGGATGAATGGGTACTTAAATCATCCATTCCTTTCCCATTCTTGAAATAAATCTCCCTTTCTAGTTTATAAATCTGTCAAGGCTTAGCTTGGGCTCCAGCTTCTATAGAAACTTTCCCCAAACTTCCCTAGTTGTTTGTACTCCTTTCCTCCTTAAATATTCTGGGTGGATTTTGTCCAACTGTCTTCTTATAAGGGGGGCAGGGTGGGTGGGAGAAGATGATTATAGGCATCTCTTCCATATCATGACTTTCCTTATTTTGGTTTTGATAGATTGcaagttggcataagaaattaaatgggagttttgtggaagtctcagacaacacacaaaggccaGCCAATGAcataaaaaagtttagaaactcagaaatgcataaaatatatgtacaataatgtttatcaatatattttatcttttaacataataaatacactttcttttttaaagttaaaataagtaaaaagaaaaaaatttgccaAAACAACATgaaagccaaaaaattttacacggATTTTCCAGATCGTGGGGGTGTTATACCCCTAAACCCCATGATGTAGAAGGGATATCTATACTCTGTATTATATTTAGCTGTACATATACTGTATTTCTCACTAAAATGTTATCTCCTTGAGGCAGAGAAAGtttcatttctgttttcaaaTTCCAGGCTCCTAATGTAGTGTTCTGGAGGCAGATAGATTAGATAACTCGGAGGATAAAGCActaggcctggtgtcaggaagcctggagttcaaatctggcctcagacagttactagctgtagGGTTATCAGATAGTGGGGGTATGACTTAATGACCCCCACTTGTCTGGAATACCTGGGCCAAAGTTGCTTATTCCCCCTCCCTACTAGGAAGACTTTTGAGCGTATAATTCAGATGGGGACTCCCCAAACTGGAGGGGTGGTAGAGTAGATGATGGAGGAAGGTTGTAAGGATTAGTTTGAATCCTAAATGATTTCTGTCTAATGTTCAGAGCCACTAAAATCTTGACAAACCTCCCCCAAGCACTTCCCAAGCATTTTTCCCTCAAGATGGAGTCGAATGTTCTAAAACCTCCTTTCAGCCACCCAACGAATACCTCCCCCCTCAAGGTTTCTACTCCAAACTCTAATCAATGTAACATAATATAGCTGAACAGGGATTTATTGTGAAGAATAAAGTAATTGGGgttcagggaagggaaaggatatGACTCCTTTAAGATGCTGGGtgggtggcccctccctgctaaGGCAACTGACtccctattgggtgagagcagagccCAGCAGGAAACCATGGCCCAACTTCCTCtcaacaatggaggcttagctttcAGTTCCACAGTAACCTCTACTTCTCAAATTCTGTCCTCCCCTTATTCTCCTTAGCCTTGAAGGTGTTATAATAAACACAGGAATTCACAAATTAAGGCTAATGGGTTTATTTGAACTGGACggggaaaactaaggtaagagggcttaggtttgctaagctgttgctaggggcaactggcaggtGCTGGCAAAGACCTAAAGGTCTTGACAGGCTAGGGCAACCAGCCCCCAGCCAAAGATGATTAGACTCTGGCTTGGTGTTATTGATCAGCTAGGTAGACCAATGATGTTGTTGAATTGCTCTAAAGATggccctaaccactaggctacaCTAATCTAAGTTCCTGCCCACGATCTTCCTCTCTTCCACCCTTCCCAATCAGGGGCCCCAAGGGGAAAGGGTCAGGGAtagcaagttgtctgggtgaggtcaagggaaaaaagaaccccaaggttgagtttgcagggccttatatagtcacagaccaactgccagttggcccCTGGCATGGCGCATGCCATCGGCAAGATTCCATTCAGGGTAACTGACAgaattgcctagggtaatattgtaTGCAAAATCTCTGCACTACAAGCTCCCTTTGCTAATAAATTCAATCCACACtgttctgggtaagtcatttaacctccatttgccttaatccactggagaaagaaatcgCAAACCCCAACACAACTAAATGATTAGACAATAACAatgtagtacctggcacatattaagtagAAGAACTGGGgttccaattttaaaaataaaaagggaaacctAATAAATCATAATCATATTTTCCTGGAGTGAGACATATGCCCATTTTTGTCTTAGGGGTACTAGAAACATGTCTTTTGAACCCCAAACCTTGTCTCAAGACCTGACAAAATATATTTTGGCAAAGACTGTTTAAAAGTATACTTCCTTTTCTTGAAGTCAGTATTGGCCTAGGGCTGCGGTAGTGAACCTATGGTAAATGTGCCAgaaggggcactcagagccctctctgtgggcacctgTGCATCGTCCctgcacagagtttgccagaattcgttactagaaaggcacAGGTATGTGGGgtcaggctgctcccctccccctctccacacataccTCAGAATgtttttcatatcacccacccctctaaaaggttagccatcactggcctagagatGGTCACCATATCCATTCTCCTTTAGCTTTGTTTAAATATGTCTTGGAAAATGGAtttctaaatataatttaattcaataagcatttattaagcagctaccaTGAATATAGCACTCCGTAGTAGGAGTAGACATAAAATTTAGGATATGCCTTCCACTGAGATTACCTCCAGTTTATCTTGTATGTAACTTTTTTGTACATGGTTATTTGCATGCTACTTCCCAATCAGATTATAAGAGCAGAAAGAGCAGAAACTGTTTTTACTTCCTGTATTCCCAGCACTCTTAGTAATGCCCCAGCACAAAGCATATGCTTAATAAGCAATTGTTGACCTGATT encodes:
- the LOC123238125 gene encoding death-associated protein 1, whose amino-acid sequence is MSSPTDEKVETRAGHPPAVKAGGMRIVQKHPHGGDAKEERDKDDQEWESTSPPKPTVYISGVIARGDKDFPPAAAQVAHQKPHPSMEKHPPRTTQHIQQPRK